Proteins encoded together in one Papaver somniferum cultivar HN1 unplaced genomic scaffold, ASM357369v1 unplaced-scaffold_21, whole genome shotgun sequence window:
- the LOC113339673 gene encoding transcription factor MYB90-like yields the protein MEKNSSLVLSSAEGLKKGPWDEDEDLLLRKCIEKHGASRWGQVPLKAGLNRCRKSCRLRWLNYLDQNIKRGEFEADEVDLIARMHKLLGNRWSLIAGRVPGRTANDIKNFYNTHLKKKCFSKQSQLQKNKQQKRRRPLRPNTEDSHMTVTKVLRPQPRTFSKTSHCIINKESTPVAGMPNDNMHNNLNTTTARLLEDSNDHGDQLTKSSLSSIVNDLDRFSSKNVSSSDDYYCNFDDDQRLKEVGDYLNNDDLYLIDDLWRMLGENQDGQYLTI from the exons ATGGAGAAGAATAGTTCTTTAGTTTTATCATCAGCCGAAGGTTTGAAGAAAGGACCTTgggatgaagacgaagatctacttctTAGGAAATGTATCGAAAAGCATGGTGCAAGCAGATGGGGTCAGGTTCCTCTTAAAGCAG GCCTAAACCGATGTCGGAAAAGCTGCAGGCTGAGGTGGTTGAACTATCTGGACCAAAATATCAAAAGAGGAGAGTTTGAAGCGGATGAAGTTGATCTCATTGCCCGCATGCATAAGCTTCTTGGAAACAG ATGGTCCTTAATTGCTGGTAGAGTTCCAGGAAGAACAGCAAATGATATCAAGAATTTCTACAACACTCACTTGAAGAAAAAATGTTTCTCTAAACAGAGTCAGCTGCAGAAGAACAAACAACAGAAACGTAGACGTCCTCTTCGTCCGAATACTGAAGATAGTCATATGACGGTGACAAAAGTTTTGAGACCTCAGCCTCGAACCTTCTCCAAGACATCTCACTGTATAATAAACAAAGAATCAACACCAGTAGCAGGGATGCCGAATGACAATATGCATAACAATCTTAACACCACAACAGCTAGACTACTTGAGGATAGCAATGATCATGGAGATCAGTTAACAAAGAGTTCTTTGTCATCAATCGTTAATGATCTTGACCGGTTCTCATCAAAAAATGTTAGCAGTAGTGATGATTATTACTGTAATTTTGATGATGATCAGAGGTTAAAAGAAGTTGGAGATTACTTGAACAATGATGACTTGTATCTGATTGATGATCTATGGAGAATGTTAGGGGAAAATCAAGATGGACAGTACTTAACCATCTAA
- the LOC113339234 gene encoding monooxygenase 2-like isoform X1 translates to MENVVMEEEVVIVGGGVAGLATALALNRVGVRNLVLERSSELRVSGPGLTLFSNAWIALESLGVAHKLTSVYKPYKRVKVTDVANGVSLNFQKEATQEAILSAKEGEEWMATGLRTVHRRALFEALLEELPTDTVRFSSKLISIEKTKARQGNDSLVIIHLEDGTTIHTKVLIGCDGVHSLVSKWLGLKDVVNSGRCAMRGLGVFPEGHGLNHEMQQFVDIGRRFGILPVNNEEVYWFMSYQSIPTKDAEMAKGDPKVIQKTMLESVYGSPQVVSDVIQQSDMQSLSWVPLSFRYPWDLIFGRLSDGTITIAGDAMHPMTPDLGQGGCAALEDAVVLGRHIGNSYIRNGGMISQEDLEVEIGMYVKERRWRTAGLITASYLSGWVQQSGSSGIGSSLKGFGWLMKFLRDTVYYKIIYPRLGGFLRYDCGKLPSGLA, encoded by the exons ATGGAAAATGTTGTGATGGAAGAGGAGGTAGTGATAGTTGGAGGTGGAGTTGCAGGTTTGGCAACAGCCTTGGCACTGAATAGAGTTGGAGTAAGAAATTTAGTGTTAGAAAGATCAAGTGAGCTGAGAGTCAGTGGTCCTGGCTTGACTCTTTTCTCAAATGCTTGGATTGCTCTTGAATCACTTGGTGTTGCTCACAAACTTACTTCTGTGTACAAACCTTACAAAAG AGTAAAAGTGACTGACGTTGCAAATGGAGTTTCTCTTAATTTTCAAAAAGAAGCTACCCAAGAGGCTATCTTATCAGCGAAAGAAGG GGAGGAATGGATGGCAACTGGACTTAGGACTGTACACAGAAGAGCCTTATTTGAAGCTCTACTTGAGGAATTACCGACCGATACGGTTCGTTTTTCTTCTAAGCTTATCTCAATTGAGAAAACAAAAGCACGTCAAGGTAACGATTCATTGGTGATCATACATTTAGAAGATGGGACAACAATTCATACCAAG GTTTTAATAGGGTGTGATGGGGTGCACTCACTGGTGTCAAAATGGTTAGGGCTTAAAGACGTGGTTAATTCAGGACGATGTGCAATGCGTGGATTAGGGGTGTTTCCTGAAGGTCACGGATTGAATCACGAAATGCAACAATTTGTTGATATAGGTCGCAGGTTTGGCATTCTTCCAGTTAATAATGAAGAAGTCTATTGGTTCATGTCTTATCAATCTATCCCCACTAAAG atGCAGAAATGGCTAAAGGAGATCCAAAAGTCATACAAAAGACAATGTTAGAGAGTGTTTATGGTTCACCACAAGTAGTTAGCGATGTAATACAACAATCTGATATGCAGAGTTTATCTTGGGTACCACTATCATTTAGATACCCATGGGATCTTATCTTCGGACGTCTATCAGATGGTACAATAACTATAGCAGGTGATGCAATGCATCCGATGACACCAGACTTAGGTCAGGGTGGTTGTGCAGCACTAGAAGATGCTGTGGTATTAGGTCGTCATATAGGAAACTCGTACATTAGAAATGGTGGAATGATATCACAAGAGGACTTAGAGGTTGAGATAGGAATGTATGTTAAAGAGAGGAGATGGAGAACTGCTGGTTTGATCACAGCTTCGTATCTTTCTGGTTGGGTTCAACAAAGTGGCAGCAGTGGTATAGGATCTTCCTTGAAAGGATTTGGATGGCTGATGAAATTTCTTCGTGATACAGTATATTATAAGATTATTTATCCACGGCTCGGAGGTTTTTTACGTTATGATTGCGGGAAGTTACCATCGGGATTAGCTTAG
- the LOC113339234 gene encoding monooxygenase 2-like isoform X2, translating into MENVVMEEEVVIVGGGVAGLATALALNRVGVRNLVLERSSELRVSGPGLTLFSNAWIALESLGVAHKLTSVYKPYKREEWMATGLRTVHRRALFEALLEELPTDTVRFSSKLISIEKTKARQGNDSLVIIHLEDGTTIHTKVLIGCDGVHSLVSKWLGLKDVVNSGRCAMRGLGVFPEGHGLNHEMQQFVDIGRRFGILPVNNEEVYWFMSYQSIPTKDAEMAKGDPKVIQKTMLESVYGSPQVVSDVIQQSDMQSLSWVPLSFRYPWDLIFGRLSDGTITIAGDAMHPMTPDLGQGGCAALEDAVVLGRHIGNSYIRNGGMISQEDLEVEIGMYVKERRWRTAGLITASYLSGWVQQSGSSGIGSSLKGFGWLMKFLRDTVYYKIIYPRLGGFLRYDCGKLPSGLA; encoded by the exons ATGGAAAATGTTGTGATGGAAGAGGAGGTAGTGATAGTTGGAGGTGGAGTTGCAGGTTTGGCAACAGCCTTGGCACTGAATAGAGTTGGAGTAAGAAATTTAGTGTTAGAAAGATCAAGTGAGCTGAGAGTCAGTGGTCCTGGCTTGACTCTTTTCTCAAATGCTTGGATTGCTCTTGAATCACTTGGTGTTGCTCACAAACTTACTTCTGTGTACAAACCTTACAAAAG GGAGGAATGGATGGCAACTGGACTTAGGACTGTACACAGAAGAGCCTTATTTGAAGCTCTACTTGAGGAATTACCGACCGATACGGTTCGTTTTTCTTCTAAGCTTATCTCAATTGAGAAAACAAAAGCACGTCAAGGTAACGATTCATTGGTGATCATACATTTAGAAGATGGGACAACAATTCATACCAAG GTTTTAATAGGGTGTGATGGGGTGCACTCACTGGTGTCAAAATGGTTAGGGCTTAAAGACGTGGTTAATTCAGGACGATGTGCAATGCGTGGATTAGGGGTGTTTCCTGAAGGTCACGGATTGAATCACGAAATGCAACAATTTGTTGATATAGGTCGCAGGTTTGGCATTCTTCCAGTTAATAATGAAGAAGTCTATTGGTTCATGTCTTATCAATCTATCCCCACTAAAG atGCAGAAATGGCTAAAGGAGATCCAAAAGTCATACAAAAGACAATGTTAGAGAGTGTTTATGGTTCACCACAAGTAGTTAGCGATGTAATACAACAATCTGATATGCAGAGTTTATCTTGGGTACCACTATCATTTAGATACCCATGGGATCTTATCTTCGGACGTCTATCAGATGGTACAATAACTATAGCAGGTGATGCAATGCATCCGATGACACCAGACTTAGGTCAGGGTGGTTGTGCAGCACTAGAAGATGCTGTGGTATTAGGTCGTCATATAGGAAACTCGTACATTAGAAATGGTGGAATGATATCACAAGAGGACTTAGAGGTTGAGATAGGAATGTATGTTAAAGAGAGGAGATGGAGAACTGCTGGTTTGATCACAGCTTCGTATCTTTCTGGTTGGGTTCAACAAAGTGGCAGCAGTGGTATAGGATCTTCCTTGAAAGGATTTGGATGGCTGATGAAATTTCTTCGTGATACAGTATATTATAAGATTATTTATCCACGGCTCGGAGGTTTTTTACGTTATGATTGCGGGAAGTTACCATCGGGATTAGCTTAG